From the genome of Candidatus Brocadiaceae bacterium, one region includes:
- a CDS encoding ATP-binding protein: MTMFQATYILISLCIGGLGIFVFLKDPRNSINKRFFLYTLVIAVWVFSINLTLLAKDTTIATSRLRIVFSVASLMGPSFFFFSSVFPDRKERTFQRYLCLLFFAASIIFICTSPSLVKKSAFEGDKIRAEYGSLFILFWIHLLSCMGYSFYILYKKIRWAYGVTRLQIQYVFFGIVLFVLCAFITNFLFPLFGLWQAEQYVPLTAIPIPIMIAIAIVKYHLMDITVVLRKSTMYAVLTVVLSFIYIFVWVIVGNLLKIPEYKEAVTAVVSTSVMVFTFVLTGESIQYFVEKTLFRTKYSSSKILSDSTAILSSIHDLPGLLHSAIQYLYDSVGMEKISVFLRDETHSHYTLRASIKFPIDAKSIIHCDNAIATRLSQNKTVLSLDQLKRFHRRKSDVLLIDVLEQLDVDSCIPLVQGNDLIGFIFLGKKINKKVYTLDDIQMFIAFSGQMALAVRNAHLYLGLKESMVYRDNILESLRSGVIVIDYNEEVTLINYEAKKIIGKKNMQSSKTILAALGKDTYRLLRYTLKNDTEFKNVETTIKKGDEINLYSVTTTQLKTETGEKLGALMILTDLTELKMLQAEKQHSERLAYLGTLAANIAHEIRNPLVPINTYFQLLPQKKGDEKFHTEFRTLALNEIGRINRIIEEMLDLAKPSNPILQPINPHRVIMETIKLLRDTVSEKDIEIVTELNEINCQLCADEDKVRQVMVNILQNSIEILPKNGHIQVSTILIDGLSYFKKKAKKHPSSIFFSFVPSVLHDENKQFFVMKVSDNGKGISAEKMQYIFEPFFTDKNKGTGLGLAVVYRIVKDHEGCIYVESQEDKGTDFYICFPINQVNVYLFPADQEKTLESSHSL, from the coding sequence ATGACTATGTTCCAGGCAACCTACATTTTGATAAGTTTGTGTATTGGAGGCCTTGGGATATTTGTGTTCCTGAAAGATCCAAGAAACAGTATTAATAAAAGATTTTTTCTCTACACATTGGTGATAGCAGTATGGGTATTTTCTATTAATCTTACCCTTCTAGCAAAAGATACAACGATAGCGACTTCTAGACTAAGAATTGTTTTTTCTGTAGCTTCTCTTATGGGACCAAGTTTTTTTTTCTTTTCATCGGTATTTCCGGACCGAAAAGAAAGAACTTTTCAAAGATATCTGTGTCTTTTGTTCTTTGCAGCAAGTATCATTTTCATATGTACTTCCCCCTCATTAGTGAAAAAATCGGCTTTTGAAGGCGATAAAATACGTGCTGAATATGGTTCCCTTTTCATCCTGTTTTGGATTCACCTTTTAAGCTGTATGGGATATTCTTTCTACATCCTTTACAAGAAAATCCGTTGGGCTTACGGCGTTACGAGATTACAGATTCAATATGTATTTTTTGGAATAGTGTTATTTGTTTTATGTGCTTTTATTACAAATTTTCTCTTTCCATTGTTTGGTTTGTGGCAGGCTGAACAGTATGTCCCACTGACAGCCATTCCCATTCCGATAATGATTGCGATTGCGATTGTAAAGTATCACCTCATGGATATTACCGTGGTGCTGAGGAAGAGCACGATGTATGCTGTTCTGACGGTCGTCCTGAGTTTTATCTATATTTTTGTTTGGGTAATTGTGGGTAACCTGTTGAAGATACCAGAATATAAAGAAGCTGTTACTGCTGTTGTTTCCACATCGGTGATGGTCTTTACTTTTGTTTTAACCGGAGAATCAATCCAGTATTTTGTTGAAAAGACCTTGTTTCGGACCAAATACAGTAGCTCAAAGATCCTGAGTGATTCTACGGCAATACTTTCATCCATTCATGATTTGCCGGGACTTCTTCATTCTGCGATCCAATATTTATATGATTCTGTAGGTATGGAGAAGATAAGTGTATTTCTCCGGGATGAAACACACAGTCATTATACCCTGAGGGCTTCAATAAAATTTCCGATAGATGCAAAATCTATTATTCACTGCGATAACGCCATTGCTACCAGGCTTTCTCAAAATAAAACGGTTTTATCACTTGATCAGTTAAAACGTTTCCATCGAAGAAAATCCGATGTCTTGTTGATAGACGTTTTGGAGCAACTTGACGTTGATAGCTGTATACCATTGGTTCAGGGGAATGATCTCATCGGTTTCATTTTTTTGGGGAAAAAGATAAATAAAAAGGTTTATACACTGGATGATATCCAGATGTTTATTGCATTTTCCGGTCAAATGGCCCTGGCTGTAAGGAATGCCCACCTGTACCTGGGATTGAAAGAATCCATGGTCTACAGGGACAACATCCTTGAGAGTTTAAGAAGTGGAGTTATTGTTATAGATTATAATGAAGAGGTTACCCTGATAAACTATGAGGCAAAAAAAATAATCGGGAAGAAAAATATGCAATCAAGCAAAACGATACTTGCTGCTCTTGGGAAAGACACATACCGGTTGCTGAGATATACGCTGAAAAACGATACAGAATTCAAAAATGTTGAAACCACTATCAAGAAAGGTGATGAAATAAATCTCTACAGCGTGACGACAACACAATTGAAAACGGAAACCGGTGAAAAACTTGGGGCTTTAATGATTCTTACCGATTTGACAGAACTGAAAATGCTTCAGGCTGAAAAACAACATTCCGAAAGATTGGCGTATCTTGGCACCCTTGCCGCGAATATTGCCCATGAGATAAGGAATCCACTTGTTCCTATCAACACCTATTTCCAGCTTCTTCCCCAAAAGAAGGGAGATGAAAAATTTCATACGGAATTTCGAACGTTAGCGCTCAATGAAATAGGCAGGATCAACAGAATCATTGAAGAGATGTTGGACCTGGCAAAACCTTCCAATCCTATTTTACAACCGATAAATCCTCACCGTGTGATAATGGAAACCATAAAATTACTCAGAGATACTGTATCAGAGAAGGATATTGAAATAGTTACAGAATTAAACGAAATAAACTGTCAGCTTTGTGCCGATGAAGATAAGGTGCGGCAGGTCATGGTCAACATTTTGCAAAACAGCATTGAAATCCTGCCAAAAAATGGGCATATTCAGGTAAGCACAATCTTGATAGATGGCCTTTCTTATTTTAAGAAAAAGGCGAAAAAACACCCTAGTAGCATTTTCTTTTCCTTTGTTCCCTCAGTGTTACATGACGAAAATAAACAGTTTTTTGTAATGAAGGTATCCGATAATGGCAAAGGTATTTCGGCAGAAAAGATGCAGTATATTTTTGAACCGTTTTTCACGGATAAAAATAAAGGAACAGGACTTGGATTGGCAGTGGTATACAGAATCGTAAAGGATCATGAAGGTTGTATTTATGTTGAAAGTCAGGAAGACAAGGGAACAGACTTTTATATTTGCTTTCCAATAAACCAGGTCAATGTGTACCTGTTTCCTGCCGATCAAGAAAAAACACTGGAAAGTTCTCACTCCTTATAA
- the lpxI gene encoding UDP-2,3-diacylglucosamine diphosphatase LpxI (LpxI, functionally equivalent to LpxH, replaces it in LPS biosynthesis in a minority of bacteria.), which yields MEKLGLIAGNGRFPILFAKGAIDNKVPIIAIGIEGEASPEIEQYVERLYWVGVAQIGKLIKIFKQEHISKAVMAGGLTKTNMFLSMRNLRLLPDLRTINLWYRNVKRRDDHSLLEAVADELLKDGIILQNSTLYVPQLITQTGILTRKKPSEREWEDIHFGWPIAKEIARLGIGQCIVLKEKVIVAVEALEGTDQTISRGGSLGRNDLVVIKVSKQKFDPRFDIPTVGLETIKTLKDSSASVLALEAGKTLILDTEEIITAADNARIAIIGL from the coding sequence ATGGAAAAGCTCGGATTAATCGCAGGAAACGGCAGATTTCCCATACTGTTTGCAAAAGGGGCAATTGATAACAAGGTTCCCATTATTGCCATCGGCATTGAAGGAGAAGCATCGCCGGAAATCGAACAATATGTGGAAAGGCTTTACTGGGTGGGAGTCGCCCAGATAGGGAAACTCATCAAGATTTTTAAACAGGAGCACATCTCCAAGGCAGTTATGGCGGGAGGACTCACAAAAACCAACATGTTTTTATCCATGCGGAATCTCCGTCTTCTACCGGATTTAAGGACCATCAATCTTTGGTATAGAAACGTAAAGAGGAGAGACGACCATTCCTTACTGGAAGCCGTTGCTGATGAACTTTTGAAAGATGGGATAATACTGCAAAACTCTACCCTTTATGTGCCGCAACTGATTACCCAAACGGGTATATTAACCCGGAAAAAACCTTCAGAAAGGGAATGGGAAGACATCCACTTCGGATGGCCCATTGCAAAAGAAATCGCACGGCTTGGCATCGGACAGTGCATTGTCCTTAAGGAAAAGGTGATTGTCGCGGTAGAAGCCCTGGAAGGCACTGATCAAACCATCAGCAGAGGAGGAAGTCTCGGAAGAAACGACCTCGTCGTCATCAAGGTCAGCAAACAGAAATTCGACCCACGATTCGATATTCCTACTGTCGGACTTGAAACCATCAAAACACTGAAGGATTCTTCTGCTTCGGTCCTTGCCCTTGAAGCGGGGAAAACACTCATTCTGGATACTGAGGAGATTATTACAGCCGCGGACAATGCCCGCATAGCTATTATTGGATTGTAA
- the lpxD gene encoding UDP-3-O-(3-hydroxymyristoyl)glucosamine N-acyltransferase, with protein MEKSLQELADHVGGSVMGDPATRIRGVMGINEAQAGFITFISNEKYVKRIHDTKASAIIVSPRLKDAQANLLVCNNPYLAFAQIVELLMYEKPIHATGIDDSAHIAKTAVLGKDISIQAFVTIGENTQIGNRVVLCPGTFVGNQCTIDDDTVIYPNVVIYDDTKIGKRVNIHSNTVIGSSGFGYAPDGERYYKIPQVGIAVIEDDVEIGANTTINRAAMGKTIIKSGTKIDSQVVISHNVEIGENSLIVSQVGIAGTAKIGKHVTLAGGAGIIGHVTIGDNVVVGGRSGVAHDIPSNTTYLGTPALPIQRMRRCYVIIEKLPEMRDHIKSLEKRIKQLEDQWKSSD; from the coding sequence ATGGAAAAATCATTACAGGAACTCGCTGACCACGTAGGCGGCTCAGTTATGGGCGATCCCGCCACGCGTATACGCGGTGTCATGGGCATTAATGAAGCGCAGGCAGGATTTATAACGTTTATATCCAATGAAAAATATGTAAAGAGAATTCACGATACCAAGGCCTCCGCAATTATTGTCTCCCCAAGACTAAAAGACGCGCAAGCAAACCTTTTAGTATGCAACAATCCCTATCTTGCTTTTGCGCAGATCGTGGAACTTTTAATGTACGAAAAGCCCATACACGCGACAGGCATTGACGATTCTGCACACATCGCAAAGACTGCCGTCTTAGGCAAAGATATTTCTATCCAAGCGTTTGTCACCATCGGCGAAAATACCCAAATTGGCAATCGTGTCGTCCTTTGTCCAGGCACATTCGTCGGTAACCAGTGTACCATTGACGATGACACGGTTATTTATCCAAACGTTGTGATTTATGACGATACAAAAATTGGTAAACGAGTAAACATTCATAGCAACACGGTCATTGGGAGCAGTGGGTTTGGCTACGCCCCGGATGGAGAGCGTTATTACAAAATCCCACAGGTAGGTATCGCCGTAATAGAAGACGATGTGGAAATCGGCGCCAATACAACTATTAATCGTGCCGCAATGGGAAAAACGATCATTAAGAGCGGCACAAAGATTGACAGTCAGGTTGTTATTTCACATAATGTGGAAATAGGTGAAAATTCTTTGATTGTCTCACAGGTAGGTATTGCAGGAACCGCAAAGATAGGAAAGCATGTTACCCTTGCCGGCGGAGCCGGAATTATCGGACATGTCACGATAGGTGATAATGTTGTGGTGGGCGGACGTTCTGGAGTGGCCCACGACATCCCCAGCAATACAACCTATCTGGGAACTCCGGCCCTCCCCATCCAGCGGATGCGGCGTTGTTATGTAATCATAGAGAAACTCCCCGAAATGAGAGACCATATTAAATCGCTTGAAAAACGCATAAAACAACTGGAAGATCAATGGAAAAGCTCGGATTAA
- a CDS encoding CPBP family intramembrane metalloprotease codes for MTTSFNSTIISIMNPFNTTRHYKKIFLLFFLVLFLSSLIAPFIKAVLDSLLSTSSSLADILHYEEGQYNFARVMRRIMLLTALFLIFFLRKSFVVDTLAAIGIKPIKGWLDQLKTGIFLSTGMFIFCIIALYISGTQKLETDLKSFGNILFHLLEIMMVAGLVACIEEVFFRGFIFQNLLRDMKVMPAICISSLMYSFLHFFSAKLPVAPGIQPFVGFVVVYHSFASIILKFTTILPSVIGLFCAGIVLSYAFLRTQSLYCSIGLHAGWIFLLKSNKFFFDDVYKKPHWFFGDNEIVTGMLSWCLLLATLILVRFVTKAPYNGKIITGTR; via the coding sequence TTGACAACTTCTTTTAACAGCACTATTATCTCCATCATGAACCCATTCAATACGACAAGACACTACAAGAAAATCTTCCTTTTATTCTTTCTTGTCTTGTTTTTGAGCAGCCTTATTGCGCCTTTTATTAAGGCCGTTCTTGACTCACTGCTATCCACAAGCTCTTCTCTGGCTGATATACTCCATTATGAAGAAGGACAGTATAATTTTGCGAGGGTTATGCGCCGGATTATGCTGCTTACCGCTCTTTTTTTAATTTTTTTCTTAAGAAAGTCCTTTGTGGTTGACACCCTTGCCGCTATTGGAATAAAACCGATAAAAGGGTGGCTAGACCAGCTCAAAACAGGCATTTTCTTGAGCACGGGCATGTTTATTTTCTGTATAATCGCCTTATACATTAGTGGCACACAGAAACTGGAAACGGATCTTAAGTCTTTTGGAAACATACTATTTCATCTTTTAGAAATAATGATGGTCGCTGGCCTTGTCGCATGCATTGAAGAAGTTTTTTTTCGGGGCTTTATCTTTCAAAATCTGTTGAGAGATATGAAAGTAATGCCCGCAATTTGCATCAGTAGCCTTATGTATTCTTTCCTGCACTTCTTCAGTGCGAAATTACCGGTAGCTCCTGGCATACAACCTTTTGTTGGTTTTGTGGTTGTGTATCATTCATTTGCATCGATTATCCTGAAATTTACCACTATTTTACCTTCCGTTATCGGACTATTCTGCGCTGGCATTGTTCTATCCTATGCCTTTCTGAGAACACAATCCCTGTATTGTTCCATAGGGCTTCATGCCGGCTGGATTTTTCTCCTTAAGTCAAATAAATTCTTTTTTGACGATGTTTATAAAAAACCGCATTGGTTTTTTGGCGACAACGAAATAGTCACCGGCATGCTCAGCTGGTGTCTTTTACTCGCGACCCTTATTCTCGTACGATTTGTGACAAAGGCTCCATATAATGGAAAAATCATTACAGGAACTCGCTGA
- the argH gene encoding argininosuccinate lyase, which produces MKQKKLWGGRFTKQTKPSVESFTESISFDWKLFQYDIEGSISHATMLAKCNLITDREKNAIVKGLKKILAEIHEECFEFKKSLEDIHMNIESSLIERIGDAGKKLHTARSRNDQIALDLRLWIRDNIEIIVALLIALQSGLVRKGKECIDVIMPGFTHLQHAQPVLLSHYLLAYVEMLERDKARLHDCSVRLNSSPLGACALAGTTLPTDPLFTAKLLGFHGVCQNSIDAVSDRDFCLEFVFCLSLIAMHLSRLCEEWIIWCNDDVKFVEISDAYCTGSSIMPQKKNPDILELIRGKCGRVYGNLTTLLSLFKGLPLSYNRDMQEDKVALFDATDTVLTSLTILTELVLHTTFQEERMREACEKGFVDATSLAEYLVKKGVPFRVAHEIVGNIVRECIKIQCKLEDLSPEDFKKFSSHIEKDVYRVLGIKNCINQYRSYGSTAPKFVKKRIVYWGKKLQKEKGLKNPSG; this is translated from the coding sequence ATGAAACAAAAAAAATTGTGGGGCGGAAGGTTTACAAAACAGACGAAACCTTCGGTGGAGTCCTTTACCGAATCAATTTCATTTGATTGGAAACTTTTTCAATATGATATTGAAGGGAGTATTTCTCATGCGACCATGCTTGCTAAATGCAATCTTATTACGGACAGGGAAAAAAATGCGATTGTTAAAGGTTTAAAAAAAATTCTTGCTGAAATTCATGAAGAATGTTTTGAGTTTAAAAAATCACTGGAAGACATTCATATGAATATAGAATCCTCTTTGATTGAGCGGATTGGTGACGCTGGCAAAAAGCTGCATACTGCACGAAGCAGAAATGATCAAATAGCCCTTGATTTGCGATTATGGATACGTGACAATATAGAAATAATAGTAGCCCTTTTAATAGCCTTACAAAGTGGATTGGTAAGAAAGGGAAAAGAGTGTATAGACGTAATTATGCCCGGTTTTACCCATCTTCAACATGCTCAGCCAGTTCTTCTGTCTCATTATTTACTTGCATACGTAGAGATGTTGGAACGGGACAAGGCGAGACTGCACGATTGTTCTGTCCGGCTGAACAGTTCACCTCTTGGAGCTTGTGCGCTTGCAGGGACAACACTTCCGACTGATCCGTTGTTTACCGCAAAATTACTTGGTTTTCATGGGGTTTGTCAAAACAGCATAGATGCTGTGAGTGACAGGGACTTTTGCCTGGAGTTCGTGTTTTGTCTTTCCCTGATAGCCATGCACCTGTCTCGCCTTTGTGAGGAATGGATTATCTGGTGTAATGATGATGTGAAATTCGTTGAGATCAGTGACGCATATTGCACTGGATCAAGTATCATGCCGCAAAAAAAGAATCCTGATATACTTGAATTAATTCGTGGAAAGTGTGGTCGGGTATATGGAAACTTGACGACTTTACTTAGCTTATTTAAAGGGTTACCGTTAAGCTATAACCGGGATATGCAGGAAGATAAGGTCGCGTTATTTGACGCAACGGATACAGTACTAACTTCCTTGACAATTCTAACGGAACTTGTGTTGCATACAACATTTCAGGAAGAGCGAATGAGGGAGGCTTGTGAAAAGGGGTTTGTTGACGCTACCTCATTAGCTGAGTATCTGGTTAAAAAAGGGGTTCCTTTCCGTGTGGCCCATGAGATAGTAGGAAATATTGTTCGGGAATGCATAAAAATCCAATGTAAACTGGAAGACCTGTCGCCGGAGGATTTCAAAAAATTTTCTTCTCATATAGAAAAAGATGTGTACAGAGTGCTTGGAATAAAAAACTGTATTAATCAGTATAGAAGTTACGGTTCTACTGCACCAAAGTTTGTTAAAAAACGTATTGTCTATTGGGGGAAAAAGTTACAAAAAGAAAAAGGATTGAAAAATCCTTCTGGTTGA
- the lysA gene encoding diaminopimelate decarboxylase produces the protein MDTFEYRNKMLFCEKARIDKIISEVGSPAYVYSKKAILANYNELKTAFQDFNTLICFSVKSNSNLSICRILAEEESGFDVVSGGELFRVMSAGGDPSKVVFAGIGKTGAEIRYALENDIFMFNVESLAEVEHINTLAAEMNKRPNLSLRINPDVDAKTHAKTTTGKKENKFGIDFDTADKILKNSAKFSDVDICGLHVHLGSPIYTTAPYVGALKKVLKFIQKHRDAGIDIEYLNIGGGYCVSYTGEKVIRPKEYVADMFPFLQEVHCNLILEPGRFIVGNAGILVTSVLYRKETLHGKKFVICDAAMNDLLRPCLYDAFHRIWPVNSGIKMPDAENPEETTVRKGMDLVDIVGPVCESSDVFAKKRNLPRVRQGDLLAIFSAGAYGFTMSSNYNSRPRPCEVLVDGDRFQVIRKRETYKDLIKGEVLS, from the coding sequence ATGGATACGTTTGAGTATAGAAATAAAATGCTTTTTTGCGAGAAGGCACGAATAGATAAAATAATTTCAGAGGTAGGCTCGCCAGCCTATGTTTACAGTAAAAAAGCAATTTTAGCAAATTACAATGAGTTAAAGACAGCATTTCAGGATTTTAATACCTTAATATGTTTTTCCGTAAAATCCAATTCGAATCTTTCCATTTGCAGGATTTTGGCAGAGGAAGAATCGGGGTTTGATGTTGTTTCCGGAGGAGAATTGTTTCGGGTCATGAGCGCCGGGGGTGATCCTTCAAAGGTGGTATTTGCAGGAATAGGGAAAACGGGGGCCGAAATACGATATGCCCTGGAAAACGATATCTTTATGTTTAATGTGGAGTCTCTGGCAGAGGTCGAACACATTAACACTCTAGCGGCAGAAATGAACAAAAGGCCGAATCTATCTTTGCGAATTAATCCGGACGTTGATGCAAAAACCCACGCGAAGACTACGACAGGGAAAAAGGAGAATAAATTCGGTATTGATTTTGATACCGCTGACAAAATTTTGAAAAATTCTGCTAAGTTTTCCGATGTTGATATATGTGGTTTGCATGTACATTTGGGTTCTCCTATTTATACAACTGCCCCATATGTGGGAGCGCTTAAAAAGGTCCTGAAATTTATTCAGAAGCACAGGGATGCCGGCATAGACATTGAGTATTTGAATATTGGTGGAGGATATTGCGTTTCTTATACGGGGGAAAAAGTCATTCGTCCAAAAGAGTATGTGGCAGATATGTTCCCATTTTTACAAGAGGTGCATTGTAATCTGATCCTGGAACCAGGCCGGTTCATTGTCGGTAATGCCGGGATTTTAGTTACAAGTGTGTTGTACAGAAAAGAGACTCTGCATGGGAAAAAGTTCGTTATTTGTGATGCGGCAATGAATGATTTATTGCGCCCCTGTTTGTATGATGCTTTTCACAGGATATGGCCGGTAAATTCTGGTATCAAAATGCCGGATGCGGAAAATCCTGAAGAAACTACGGTAAGAAAAGGTATGGATCTGGTTGATATTGTCGGTCCTGTCTGTGAAAGCAGCGATGTTTTTGCAAAAAAGAGAAACTTGCCTCGAGTAAGGCAAGGGGATCTCTTGGCGATCTTTAGTGCGGGTGCCTATGGGTTCACGATGAGTTCCAATTACAATTCTCGTCCACGTCCTTGCGAAGTCTTGGTGGATGGAGACCGGTTTCAAGTAATCAGAAAACGGGAAACATATAAGGATTTAATTAAGGGAGAGGTTCTTTCTTAG
- a CDS encoding bifunctional precorrin-2 dehydrogenase/sirohydrochlorin ferrochelatase yields the protein MAKYYPIYLHIRDKKCVVVGGGKVAWRKVCSLREAGARVTVVAPDICAELSREEGVEIIKQKYDESFLKEAMIVIASTDDEQVNTTVYSDAMKRGLLVNVVDRPEFCSFIVPSSIERGDLRISISTGGASPALARNIRKSLEGQFGKEYCEFTRLLSEMRKKVLVEVRNESIRRDILQRIAGLDFLEVIKKDGPDVAQRRMLDVISEKCPKE from the coding sequence ATGGCAAAATATTATCCAATATATCTACACATTAGAGACAAGAAATGCGTGGTGGTAGGGGGCGGAAAGGTTGCATGGCGCAAGGTATGCAGTTTAAGAGAGGCAGGAGCAAGGGTAACGGTCGTGGCTCCTGATATATGTGCTGAGCTGAGTCGGGAGGAAGGGGTTGAAATCATAAAACAGAAGTATGATGAATCATTTCTTAAAGAGGCGATGATTGTCATCGCTTCAACAGATGATGAACAGGTGAATACAACCGTTTATTCTGATGCAATGAAAAGAGGCTTATTGGTCAATGTTGTTGACAGACCGGAATTTTGTTCTTTTATCGTTCCTTCCTCAATAGAACGGGGTGACCTTAGAATTAGTATTTCAACGGGAGGGGCGAGCCCTGCCCTGGCGAGGAATATACGCAAATCTTTGGAAGGGCAGTTTGGGAAAGAATATTGCGAGTTTACAAGGCTTTTATCAGAGATGCGAAAAAAGGTTCTTGTAGAAGTACGGAATGAATCAATAAGACGAGATATTCTGCAGCGAATAGCAGGGTTGGATTTTCTGGAGGTTATAAAAAAAGATGGTCCCGACGTAGCACAACGAAGGATGTTAGATGTTATTTCTGAGAAATGTCCCAAAGAATAA
- a CDS encoding 4Fe-4S binding protein, producing MAEKSVKQRIDFGELKSGGFIKQTQKDLFTVRLKVPGGRITPERMTKIAEVAKKYSRLGYCHLSFRQSVEIIGVHIDDFDAVVKELAEVGQKVASCGPRVRVPTACGGCEYNPNGIMDTQSKALEVDEKFFGTPCPHKFKIGFSGCPIDCTRSRESDLGFQGVVYPVWTEDLCNGCTLCAKACAEGAIVSDTEGKPVFDESKCVYCGDCIRACPTDAWRDKVKGWLVRVGGKHGRHPREADQVLNFLPDDKVNDFVDATVKWYKENGKPKERIGTCIDRVGLDKFKKEVVATLTDN from the coding sequence ATGGCTGAAAAGAGTGTAAAACAAAGAATAGATTTTGGGGAATTAAAATCCGGCGGTTTTATAAAGCAGACACAAAAAGACCTGTTTACCGTCCGGTTAAAAGTGCCTGGTGGGCGTATTACGCCAGAGAGAATGACAAAGATTGCTGAAGTTGCAAAAAAATATAGTCGGCTTGGGTATTGTCACCTGAGTTTCAGGCAGTCTGTTGAAATTATTGGTGTCCATATTGATGATTTTGATGCTGTTGTGAAGGAGCTTGCTGAGGTAGGGCAGAAAGTCGCTTCTTGTGGTCCCAGGGTAAGAGTGCCTACGGCATGCGGGGGATGTGAATACAATCCCAATGGAATTATGGATACACAATCTAAGGCGTTGGAGGTTGATGAGAAATTTTTTGGCACACCATGTCCTCACAAATTTAAGATAGGATTTTCCGGATGTCCCATTGATTGTACAAGAAGCAGAGAATCTGATTTGGGGTTTCAAGGTGTGGTGTATCCGGTATGGACTGAGGATTTATGCAATGGTTGTACCCTGTGTGCTAAGGCATGTGCAGAGGGTGCGATAGTATCCGATACAGAAGGAAAACCTGTGTTTGACGAGTCGAAGTGTGTGTATTGCGGCGACTGCATCAGGGCATGCCCTACAGATGCATGGAGGGACAAAGTAAAAGGATGGCTGGTACGGGTAGGGGGAAAACATGGAAGACATCCGCGTGAAGCTGACCAGGTACTCAACTTTTTACCCGATGATAAAGTAAATGATTTTGTCGATGCAACGGTAAAGTGGTACAAGGAAAACGGGAAGCCAAAAGAGAGAATCGGCACCTGTATAGATCGCGTTGGTCTGGACAAATTTAAAAAAGAAGTTGTTGCTACATTAACAGACAATTGA
- a CDS encoding DsrE/DsrF/DrsH-like family protein yields the protein MRDKKKFVIFAHSGTYDKLYQIITLAITAASSGRETHIFLFFWALKKFVNEEFDVTRLSFEFGEEGECLAKHMQKLNPVSLKEIFQEVRGLGNLKVYACTAAVKLMGLDETVVKSKVDDILGLTTLLEIAEGAETQLFI from the coding sequence GTGAGGGATAAAAAAAAATTTGTTATATTTGCCCATAGTGGGACCTATGATAAGCTCTATCAAATCATAACGCTGGCTATTACAGCTGCCTCATCCGGAAGAGAAACACATATTTTCCTTTTCTTTTGGGCCTTGAAAAAGTTTGTAAACGAAGAATTTGACGTTACAAGGCTTTCTTTTGAATTTGGTGAAGAAGGTGAATGCCTGGCCAAGCATATGCAGAAGCTCAATCCTGTATCTCTCAAAGAAATATTTCAAGAGGTGAGAGGTTTGGGGAATTTAAAAGTTTATGCCTGTACAGCTGCAGTAAAACTTATGGGTTTGGATGAAACCGTTGTAAAATCAAAAGTGGATGATATTCTTGGTTTGACAACCCTGTTGGAAATAGCAGAGGGGGCGGAAACTCAGTTGTTTATATGA